In one window of Reinekea forsetii DNA:
- the secF gene encoding protein translocase subunit SecF: MSEVKVLDFMGKRKIALFLSAVLLLVSVLSLATRGLNFGLDFTGGAQIELGFERSVDVELIRSTLVDAGYKDVAAQYFGNNTDVLIRMQEDNNPALGEEVLSLVQAMRDDVSLRRNEFVGPQVGEELANQGGIGMLVALGLVMLYIAFRFQFKFAIGAVVALVHDVLIVLGFFSLTQMAFDLTVLAAVLAVIGYSLNDTIVVSDRIRESFQTLRSNDISYLINISLTQTLGRTIITSFTTVLVLLALAVLGGEMIFAFAIALIVGVAIGTYSSIYVAANILMLMNISKEDLIPQEREQVDQDEVPSWLKDEGNEADEKP, encoded by the coding sequence ATGTCTGAAGTGAAAGTGCTCGACTTTATGGGTAAACGCAAAATAGCCCTGTTTCTGTCCGCCGTCCTATTGCTGGTCTCGGTGCTATCTCTGGCGACCCGCGGCCTCAATTTCGGCCTCGATTTCACCGGTGGCGCGCAGATTGAATTGGGCTTTGAACGCAGTGTGGATGTTGAACTGATCCGCTCTACCCTGGTCGATGCGGGCTACAAAGATGTCGCGGCGCAGTATTTCGGCAATAACACCGATGTGCTCATCCGCATGCAGGAAGACAACAACCCGGCTCTGGGTGAGGAAGTTCTCAGCTTGGTGCAAGCCATGCGCGACGACGTCAGCTTGCGCCGCAACGAATTTGTCGGCCCTCAGGTCGGTGAAGAACTGGCCAACCAGGGCGGCATCGGCATGCTGGTCGCCTTGGGCTTGGTGATGCTCTATATCGCCTTTCGTTTCCAATTTAAGTTTGCCATCGGCGCCGTGGTCGCCTTGGTACACGATGTGCTGATTGTGCTCGGGTTTTTCTCCCTGACCCAGATGGCGTTCGACCTCACGGTGCTCGCCGCGGTGTTGGCTGTGATCGGGTACTCGTTGAACGATACCATTGTGGTCTCTGACCGGATCCGCGAAAGCTTTCAGACCTTGCGCAGTAACGATATCTCGTACCTGATCAATATTTCGCTGACGCAAACGCTGGGCCGAACCATTATCACCTCCTTCACCACGGTCTTGGTGCTACTCGCCTTGGCGGTGCTCGGCGGTGAGATGATCTTTGCTTTCGCCATCGCCTTAATCGTCGGCGTGGCGATCGGTACCTACTCGTCAATCTATGTCGCCGCCAACATCCTGATGCTAATGAACATCTCGAAAGAGGATTTGATCCCGCAAGAGCGCGAGCAAGTCGATCAGGATGAGGTGCCCAGCTGGCTTAAAGATGAAGGCAACGAAGCCGACGAAAAACCTTAG